A part of Streptomyces sp. NBC_01497 genomic DNA contains:
- a CDS encoding type VII secretion integral membrane protein EccD, with the protein MGAVDIANQGAETGSYGQTSGKGHPVRDGSPLRRAAPLGERRARDVTDGTGGADKAAGNPDGGSWRWNARTRRLTAGVAMAGWACAAGLLARSLYPPSAVAAVLLSAGALSATGGALTWRARPRGIATALSATAGVLVLLGAWTLADAYDASGAVLLAAVAGALVLALLQLCWFSPLGRGGLLGAASVAVTAGVWEAVAAVQHGAGSAQQQARTAAVLAVVSVLLLGLLPRLALMSAGLTGLDDHRSRGLSVSRYRVAAALSATHRGLTLATVVLGGSAAAAASLALRAPTPWTVPLVVVTACLLALRSRAFPLVAEVVALLLAAAVTVVRGVLVWSARSGSAGALAVLVVLAAVPLLMLAVRLPENVGARLGRLGDTAESVGVIALFPLLIGVFGVYGRLLGTFA; encoded by the coding sequence ATGGGGGCGGTGGACATAGCCAACCAAGGCGCGGAAACCGGTAGTTACGGGCAGACGTCGGGCAAAGGGCATCCGGTGCGCGACGGTTCACCGCTCCGCCGGGCGGCACCGCTGGGCGAGCGCCGTGCGCGGGACGTGACCGACGGGACCGGCGGAGCCGACAAGGCCGCCGGGAATCCGGACGGAGGGTCCTGGCGCTGGAACGCGCGGACGCGGCGCCTGACGGCCGGTGTCGCGATGGCCGGCTGGGCGTGTGCGGCGGGGCTGCTGGCGCGTTCGCTGTACCCGCCGTCGGCCGTCGCGGCCGTCCTGCTGAGCGCCGGGGCGCTGTCGGCGACCGGCGGCGCGCTGACCTGGCGGGCCCGTCCGCGGGGCATCGCGACGGCGCTGAGTGCGACCGCCGGCGTCCTCGTCCTGCTCGGCGCGTGGACACTCGCCGACGCGTACGACGCCTCGGGCGCGGTCCTGCTCGCGGCCGTCGCGGGCGCCCTGGTCCTCGCGTTGCTCCAGCTCTGCTGGTTCTCACCGCTCGGGCGCGGCGGGCTGCTCGGCGCCGCGTCCGTCGCGGTGACGGCCGGGGTGTGGGAGGCGGTCGCCGCCGTGCAGCACGGTGCCGGGTCCGCGCAGCAACAGGCGCGTACGGCCGCGGTGCTCGCCGTCGTGTCGGTGCTGCTGCTGGGCCTGCTGCCCCGGCTCGCGCTGATGTCGGCGGGTCTGACCGGCCTCGACGACCACCGCTCACGCGGCCTGTCGGTGAGCAGGTACCGGGTGGCGGCCGCGCTCAGCGCGACCCACCGGGGCCTGACCCTGGCGACGGTCGTACTCGGCGGGTCGGCGGCCGCCGCCGCGTCGCTGGCGCTGCGCGCACCCACCCCGTGGACCGTGCCGCTCGTGGTGGTGACGGCATGCCTGCTCGCGCTGCGCTCACGGGCGTTCCCGCTCGTCGCGGAGGTGGTCGCGCTGCTGCTCGCGGCGGCGGTCACCGTCGTACGGGGAGTGCTCGTGTGGTCCGCGCGGTCCGGTTCTGCGGGCGCCCTCGCGGTCCTCGTCGTCCTGGCGGCCGTCCCCCTGCTGATGCTGGCGGTACGTCTGCCCGAGAATGTCGGGGCACGCCTCGGCCGGCTGGGCGACACCGCAGAATCGGTCGGGGTGATCGCTCTGTTCCCGCTACTCATCGGAGTGTTCGGCGTCTACGGCCGGCTGCTCGGCACGTTCGCCTAG
- a CDS encoding CGNR zinc finger domain-containing protein, whose product MERPHQGEPLPMELVNTRWLSRGRPVDFFEDDLGIGQWLAEGGFPESVAAAKPGLLEARDALAEALARPGADTEKRLNDVLAHGCVRLALRDGELERTARADPGWLPAWTAVSRFVDLVGARNDRVRQCAHPECVLYFHDTSRNGTRRWHSMETCGARSKAQRHYRRARPTPPAPGD is encoded by the coding sequence ATGGAGAGACCGCACCAAGGCGAGCCCCTGCCAATGGAGTTGGTGAACACCCGCTGGCTGAGTCGCGGCCGGCCTGTCGACTTCTTCGAGGACGACCTCGGCATCGGGCAGTGGTTGGCGGAAGGCGGGTTCCCGGAGTCGGTCGCAGCCGCCAAGCCCGGCCTGCTGGAGGCGCGCGACGCGCTCGCCGAGGCGCTCGCCCGCCCCGGCGCCGACACCGAGAAGCGCCTGAACGACGTCCTCGCGCACGGCTGTGTACGGCTCGCTCTCCGCGACGGCGAGCTTGAGCGGACTGCGCGGGCCGACCCGGGCTGGCTGCCCGCGTGGACGGCGGTCAGCCGGTTCGTGGACCTGGTGGGGGCGCGGAACGACCGGGTACGCCAGTGCGCGCACCCCGAATGCGTCCTCTACTTCCATGACACGTCCCGCAACGGGACGCGCCGCTGGCACTCGATGGAGACCTGCGGTGCGCGTTCCAAGGCGCAGCGCCACTACCGGCGCGCCCGGCCGACGCCCCCCGCGCCCGGCGACTGA
- a CDS encoding MBL fold metallo-hydrolase — protein sequence MADIAITYVGGPTALLEYAGARILTDPTFDEPQTYEPLNGVTHTKTHGPGLEPADLGIIDMALVSHHHHGDNLDVRGAALLRELPLTLSTTKAAQDLGGTVEGLDDWCSRTVGRITVTAVPALHGPPGSEGRGPVIGFVLQTEGAPSVYISGDNASLPYVETIARRFGKIDIALLFAGAARLPVAEGDLTLSSADAARAAGILRSDTVVGLHTEDWAHLSETRDDFRAAFTGRGVHVETPRGERVVLRHL from the coding sequence ATGGCTGACATCGCCATCACCTACGTCGGAGGCCCCACGGCCCTCCTCGAATACGCGGGTGCCCGCATCCTGACCGATCCGACCTTCGACGAACCCCAGACCTACGAACCGCTCAACGGCGTCACCCACACGAAGACTCACGGTCCGGGACTGGAGCCGGCCGACCTCGGCATCATCGACATGGCACTCGTCTCCCACCACCACCATGGCGACAACCTCGACGTCCGCGGCGCCGCGCTCCTGCGCGAGCTGCCCCTCACCCTCAGCACCACCAAGGCCGCCCAGGACCTCGGCGGCACCGTCGAAGGGCTCGACGACTGGTGCTCGCGGACCGTCGGCCGGATCACGGTCACCGCCGTTCCCGCCCTGCACGGCCCGCCCGGCTCCGAGGGCCGCGGCCCCGTCATCGGCTTCGTCCTCCAGACCGAGGGCGCGCCCAGCGTCTACATCAGCGGGGACAACGCCTCGCTCCCGTACGTCGAAACGATCGCCCGGCGTTTCGGGAAGATCGACATCGCCCTCCTCTTCGCGGGCGCCGCCCGTCTCCCCGTCGCCGAGGGCGATCTCACGCTGTCCTCGGCCGATGCCGCCCGCGCGGCCGGCATCCTGAGGAGCGACACCGTCGTGGGACTGCACACGGAGGACTGGGCCCATCTCAGCGAGACCCGGGACGACTTCCGCGCCGCCTTCACCGGCAGGGGCGTCCACGTCGAGACCCCGCGCGGCGAGCGCGTGGTTCTCCGGCACCTCTGA
- a CDS encoding TetR/AcrR family transcriptional regulator yields the protein MPSITRTSSDFEENRAKVESAVFEAVRALLDGGLKYTEISVQKIITEAGIARSTFYAHFWDKPDLLSRLGRALSRGFFEEATSDAVGVWDAVASPDGPHGIADLLEKGIARHRKHFSVLSAISETATYDATVHNFYTSGLEAFEKRVVEDLELRQRNGMTDNRLDPVLAGRSSSGEENRP from the coding sequence ATGCCGTCCATCACCCGCACATCCTCTGATTTCGAAGAAAACCGCGCGAAAGTGGAGTCCGCCGTATTCGAGGCAGTGAGAGCGCTGCTCGACGGGGGGCTGAAATACACCGAGATCAGCGTGCAGAAGATCATCACCGAGGCCGGGATCGCCCGCTCGACGTTCTATGCCCACTTCTGGGACAAGCCCGATCTCCTGTCCCGGCTCGGGCGGGCGCTCAGCCGGGGCTTCTTCGAGGAGGCCACGTCCGACGCCGTCGGCGTGTGGGACGCCGTGGCATCACCGGACGGACCGCACGGCATCGCGGATCTTCTGGAGAAGGGCATCGCCAGGCACCGGAAACATTTCTCCGTACTGTCGGCCATCAGCGAGACGGCGACGTACGACGCGACGGTGCACAATTTCTACACCTCGGGCCTCGAAGCATTTGAGAAAAGGGTCGTGGAGGACCTTGAGCTGCGTCAACGCAACGGGATGACGGACAACCGCCTCGACCCGGTACTGGCCGGCCGGTCATCGTCTGGGGAGGAGAACAGGCCATAG
- a CDS encoding SMI1/KNR4 family protein, producing MSGTTCPDDGAVDAVLTTPQEWRGFLERYGERYVKNCADGDELVDLLDEDQLDLLDREGRVDVWLGETPAREEALVASEERLGVRFPPSLRGFFLASDGWTPLDAWVDGVHPCGHVSWMRDGDAGSRVTAVYDSLPDNEEYVRLFRRSVEIARGEDFWLLDPTDVGPDGEWAAYDFAPKYGSLTEYPSFSALFQSEYEDLA from the coding sequence ATGAGTGGAACAACTTGTCCTGACGATGGTGCAGTTGACGCTGTTCTGACCACACCGCAGGAGTGGCGTGGCTTTCTGGAGCGGTACGGCGAGCGGTACGTGAAGAACTGTGCCGACGGCGACGAGTTGGTCGATCTGCTGGATGAAGATCAGCTGGATCTGCTGGACCGGGAAGGCCGGGTCGATGTGTGGTTGGGTGAAACACCGGCTCGGGAAGAGGCTCTGGTGGCATCCGAGGAGCGGCTCGGGGTGCGGTTCCCGCCGAGCCTCAGGGGGTTCTTTCTGGCGAGCGACGGGTGGACACCCCTGGATGCCTGGGTGGACGGTGTTCATCCGTGCGGCCACGTCTCATGGATGCGGGATGGCGACGCCGGCAGCCGCGTGACCGCGGTCTACGACTCGCTACCCGACAACGAGGAGTATGTGCGGCTGTTTCGCCGATCCGTCGAGATCGCCCGGGGAGAAGACTTCTGGCTGCTCGATCCGACCGACGTCGGACCGGACGGCGAGTGGGCCGCCTACGATTTCGCGCCGAAGTACGGCAGCCTGACGGAGTACCCCAGCTTCTCAGCGCTGTTTCAATCCGAGTACGAGGACTTGGCCTAG
- the truA gene encoding tRNA pseudouridine(38-40) synthase TruA, which yields MRFDLSYDGAGFSGWAKQPGRRTVQGEIEDALRTVTRSATMYELTVAGRTDSGVHARGQVAHVDLPDAVWAVHEDKLLRRLAGRLPHDVRVWRAERAPAGFNARFSAVWRRYAYRVTDHPGGVDPLLRGHVLWHDWDLDVAAMNAASARLVGEHDFAAYCKRREGATTIRTLQRLDWVRGDDGIVTATVRADAFCHNMVRSLVGALLFVGDGHRDAEWPGKVLAAGVRDSAVHVVRPHGLTLEEVGYPADDQLAARNKEARNKRTLPGGAGMSGCC from the coding sequence GTGCGGTTCGACCTGTCGTACGACGGGGCCGGATTCTCCGGCTGGGCGAAGCAGCCCGGGCGCCGTACCGTGCAGGGCGAGATCGAGGACGCGCTGCGCACGGTCACGCGCTCGGCCACCATGTACGAACTGACGGTCGCGGGCCGTACGGACTCGGGCGTGCACGCGCGCGGCCAGGTCGCGCATGTCGACCTGCCCGACGCGGTGTGGGCGGTGCACGAGGACAAGCTGCTGCGGCGCCTCGCGGGGCGGCTGCCGCACGACGTACGGGTGTGGCGGGCGGAGCGCGCGCCGGCCGGTTTCAACGCGCGGTTCTCGGCGGTGTGGCGGCGCTACGCCTACCGGGTCACCGACCACCCGGGCGGCGTCGACCCGTTGCTGCGGGGTCACGTGCTCTGGCACGACTGGGACTTGGACGTCGCCGCGATGAACGCGGCGTCCGCGCGGCTCGTCGGCGAGCACGACTTCGCGGCGTACTGCAAGCGCCGCGAGGGCGCGACCACGATCCGTACCTTGCAGCGGCTCGACTGGGTGCGCGGCGACGACGGGATCGTCACGGCGACGGTGCGTGCCGACGCGTTCTGCCACAACATGGTGCGGTCGCTGGTGGGCGCGCTGCTCTTCGTCGGCGACGGGCACCGCGACGCGGAGTGGCCCGGGAAGGTGCTGGCGGCGGGTGTGCGGGACTCGGCGGTGCATGTCGTACGGCCGCACGGCCTGACGCTGGAGGAGGTCGGCTACCCGGCGGACGACCAACTGGCCGCCCGCAACAAGGAGGCCCGCAACAAGCGGACCCTGCCGGGCGGGGCGGGGATGTCCGGCTGCTGCTAG
- a CDS encoding UTP--glucose-1-phosphate uridylyltransferase, producing MATTIRKAVIPAAGLGSRLLPLTKAIPKEMLPVGDKPVIEHTVRELVASGITDITIVVSGGKNLIQDHFRPNPALVAQLRADGKSAYADAVEEVGELSRLGHITYLDQHGPYGNGTPVLNAARNFGDEPMLVLWPDDVFVAEVPRAQQLVRAYEATSSPVLALLPMLPAESERYGVPVVKEDLGDGQLRITGLVEKPAPQDAPSAFAAIGGYVITPGIVDELREQTKRWYERREGEIYLTDAINAYASSRAVYGQVIQGSWYDTGNPADYLVAQFASALSHPEYGPLLRGMTRELEGPAGT from the coding sequence ATGGCGACGACCATCCGCAAGGCTGTGATCCCCGCGGCGGGACTCGGGTCCCGGCTGCTGCCGCTGACGAAGGCCATCCCGAAGGAAATGCTGCCGGTCGGCGACAAGCCGGTCATCGAGCACACCGTGCGGGAACTGGTGGCGTCGGGGATCACCGACATCACGATCGTCGTCTCGGGCGGCAAGAACCTCATCCAGGACCACTTCCGCCCGAACCCCGCCCTCGTCGCGCAGCTGCGCGCCGACGGCAAGAGCGCCTACGCGGACGCCGTCGAGGAGGTCGGCGAACTGTCGCGGCTCGGTCACATCACGTACCTCGACCAGCACGGTCCGTACGGCAACGGCACCCCGGTCCTCAACGCGGCCCGCAACTTCGGCGACGAGCCGATGCTCGTCCTGTGGCCCGACGACGTCTTCGTCGCCGAGGTCCCGCGCGCGCAGCAGCTCGTCCGCGCGTACGAGGCGACGAGCAGCCCGGTCCTCGCCCTGCTGCCGATGCTCCCGGCCGAGTCGGAGCGCTACGGCGTCCCGGTGGTCAAGGAGGACCTGGGCGACGGCCAGCTGCGCATCACCGGCCTGGTGGAGAAGCCGGCCCCCCAGGACGCCCCGTCCGCGTTCGCCGCGATCGGCGGTTACGTGATCACGCCGGGCATCGTCGACGAACTGCGCGAGCAGACGAAGCGCTGGTACGAGCGCCGCGAGGGCGAGATCTACCTGACGGACGCGATCAACGCGTACGCGTCGAGCCGGGCGGTCTACGGGCAGGTCATCCAGGGCAGCTGGTACGACACCGGCAACCCGGCGGACTACCTGGTCGCCCAGTTCGCCTCGGCGCTCTCCCACCCGGAGTACGGGCCCCTGCTGCGCGGCATGACGCGTGAGCTGGAGGGCCCGGCGGGCACCTGA
- the rplQ gene encoding 50S ribosomal protein L17, with translation MPRPTKGARLGGSAAHEKLLLANLAKALFEHGRIKTTEAKARRLRPVAERLITKAKKGDIHNRRLVLRTITDKSIVHTLFTEIGPRYENRPGGYTRITKIGSRRGDNAPMAVIELVEALTVAQAATGEAEAATKRAVKEDAQKQDAAVETETVEDAAPVEDAKPAEGTDDSK, from the coding sequence ATGCCGAGGCCCACCAAGGGTGCCCGACTGGGCGGCAGTGCCGCGCACGAGAAGCTGCTCCTCGCGAACCTCGCGAAGGCGCTGTTCGAGCACGGCCGTATCAAGACGACCGAGGCGAAGGCCCGCCGCCTGCGTCCGGTCGCCGAGCGCCTGATCACCAAGGCGAAGAAGGGCGACATCCACAACCGTCGCCTGGTGCTGCGCACGATCACGGACAAGAGCATCGTCCACACGCTGTTCACCGAGATCGGCCCGCGGTACGAGAACCGTCCGGGTGGCTACACCCGTATCACCAAGATCGGCAGCCGTCGGGGCGACAACGCGCCCATGGCGGTCATCGAGCTGGTGGAGGCCCTGACCGTGGCGCAGGCTGCCACCGGTGAGGCCGAGGCCGCGACGAAGCGCGCGGTCAAGGAAGACGCCCAGAAGCAGGACGCCGCCGTCGAGACCGAGACGGTCGAGGACGCGGCTCCGGTCGAGGACGCCAAGCCTGCCGAGGGCACGGACGACTCGAAGTAG
- a CDS encoding DNA-directed RNA polymerase subunit alpha codes for MLIAQRPSLTEEVVDEYRSRFIIEPLEPGFGYTLGNSLRRTLLSSIPGAAVTSIRVDGVLHEFTTVPGVKEDVTDLILNIKQLVVSSEHDEPVVMYLRKQGPGLVTAADIAPPAGVEVHNPDLVLATLNAKGKLEMELTVERGRGYVSAVQNKQVGQEIGRIPVDSIYSPVLKVTYKVEATRVEQRTDFDKLIVDVETKQAMRPRDAMASAGKTLVELFGLARELNIDAEGIDMGPSPTDAALAADLALPIEELELTVRSYNCLKREGIHSVGELVARSEADLLDIRNFGAKSIDEVKAKLAGMGLALKDSPPGFDPTAAADAFGADDDADAGFVETEQY; via the coding sequence ATGCTTATCGCTCAGCGTCCGTCGCTGACCGAAGAGGTCGTCGACGAATACCGCTCGCGGTTCATCATCGAGCCGCTGGAGCCGGGCTTCGGCTACACCCTCGGCAACTCCCTGCGTCGCACCCTCCTCTCCTCGATCCCCGGTGCCGCTGTCACCAGCATCCGGGTCGACGGGGTCCTGCACGAGTTCACCACCGTGCCGGGCGTCAAGGAGGACGTGACCGACCTCATCCTCAACATCAAGCAGCTCGTCGTCTCCTCGGAGCACGACGAGCCGGTCGTGATGTACCTGCGCAAGCAGGGTCCCGGCCTGGTCACCGCCGCGGACATCGCGCCGCCGGCCGGTGTCGAGGTGCACAACCCCGACCTGGTGCTCGCCACGCTGAACGCCAAGGGCAAGCTGGAGATGGAGCTGACCGTCGAGCGCGGTCGCGGTTACGTCTCCGCCGTCCAGAACAAGCAGGTGGGCCAGGAGATCGGCCGTATCCCGGTCGACTCCATCTACTCGCCCGTGCTGAAGGTCACGTACAAGGTCGAGGCGACCCGTGTCGAGCAGCGCACCGACTTCGACAAGCTGATCGTCGACGTCGAGACCAAGCAGGCCATGCGCCCCCGTGACGCCATGGCGTCCGCGGGCAAGACGCTGGTCGAGCTGTTCGGCCTGGCGCGCGAGCTCAACATCGACGCCGAGGGCATCGACATGGGCCCGTCGCCGACGGACGCGGCGCTCGCCGCCGATCTCGCCCTGCCGATCGAGGAGCTGGAGCTCACCGTTCGGTCGTACAACTGCCTCAAGCGCGAAGGCATCCACTCGGTGGGCGAGCTCGTCGCCCGCTCCGAGGCCGACCTGCTCGACATCCGCAACTTCGGTGCGAAGTCGATCGACGAGGTCAAGGCCAAGCTGGCGGGCATGGGCCTCGCGCTCAAGGACAGCCCGCCCGGATTCGACCCGACCGCCGCCGCCGACGCCTTCGGCGCCGACGACGACGCGGACGCCGGCTTCGTGGAGACCGAGCAGTACTGA
- the rpsK gene encoding 30S ribosomal protein S11 translates to MPPKGRQGAAKKVRRKEKKNVAHGHAHIKSTFNNTIVSITDPSGNVISWASAGHVGFKGSRKSTPFAAQMAAESAARRAQEHGMRKVDVFVKGPGSGRETAIRSLQATGLEVGSIQDVTPTPHNGCRPPKRRRV, encoded by the coding sequence ATGCCCCCTAAGGGACGTCAGGGCGCTGCCAAGAAGGTGCGCCGCAAGGAAAAGAAGAACGTCGCTCACGGCCACGCGCACATCAAGAGCACGTTCAACAACACGATCGTCTCGATCACGGACCCCTCGGGCAACGTGATCTCCTGGGCCTCCGCCGGGCACGTCGGCTTCAAGGGCTCGCGCAAGTCGACCCCCTTCGCCGCGCAGATGGCAGCCGAGTCGGCCGCCCGCCGCGCGCAGGAGCACGGCATGCGCAAGGTGGACGTCTTCGTCAAGGGTCCCGGCTCCGGCCGTGAGACCGCGATCCGCTCCCTCCAGGCCACCGGCCTGGAGGTGGGTTCGATCCAGGACGTGACGCCGACCCCGCACAACGGTTGCCGTCCGCCCAAGCGCCGCCGCGTCTGA
- the rpsM gene encoding 30S ribosomal protein S13 yields the protein MARLAGVDLPREKRVEVALTYVFGIGRTRSQEALAATGVNPDTRVRDLPEEDLVKIREYVDANLKTEGDLRREIAADIRRKVEIGCYQGLRHRRGLPVHGQRTSTNARTRKGPRRAIAGKKKPGKK from the coding sequence ATGGCACGCCTCGCAGGCGTTGACCTTCCGCGCGAAAAGCGCGTTGAGGTCGCCCTCACCTACGTCTTCGGTATCGGGCGCACCCGGTCCCAGGAGGCGCTCGCTGCCACCGGTGTCAACCCTGACACCCGCGTCCGCGACCTTCCCGAGGAAGACCTCGTGAAGATCCGCGAATACGTGGACGCGAACCTCAAGACCGAGGGTGACCTCCGTCGCGAGATCGCCGCCGACATCCGCCGCAAGGTCGAGATCGGCTGCTACCAGGGTCTGCGTCACCGTCGCGGCCTGCCCGTGCACGGTCAGCGCACGAGCACCAACGCGCGTACCCGCAAGGGCCCGCGTCGCGCGATCGCCGGCAAGAAGAAGCCGGGCAAGAAGTAG
- the rpmJ gene encoding 50S ribosomal protein L36, with product MKVKPSVKKICDKCKVIRRHGRVMVICDNLRHKQRQG from the coding sequence ATGAAGGTCAAGCCGAGCGTCAAGAAGATCTGCGACAAGTGCAAGGTGATCCGCCGTCACGGCCGGGTCATGGTCATCTGCGACAACCTGCGCCACAAGCAGCGCCAGGGCTGA
- the infA gene encoding translation initiation factor IF-1 produces the protein MAKKQGAIEIEGTVIESLPNAMFRVELQNGHKVLAHISGKMRMHYIRILPDDRVVVELSPYDLTRGRIVYRYK, from the coding sequence GTGGCCAAGAAGCAAGGTGCCATCGAAATTGAGGGCACCGTGATCGAGTCTCTCCCGAACGCTATGTTCAGGGTGGAGCTCCAGAACGGTCACAAAGTCCTCGCGCACATCAGCGGCAAGATGCGGATGCACTACATCCGTATTCTCCCGGATGACCGGGTCGTCGTGGAGCTGTCCCCGTACGACCTCACGCGCGGTCGGATCGTCTACCGATACAAGTAG
- the map gene encoding type I methionyl aminopeptidase: MVEIKNPEQIAKMREAGLVVAAVHAATAEAAVPGATTRDLDEVARKVLAEHGAKPNFLGYGGFPATICTSVNDVVVHGIPDDKTVLKDGDILSVDAGAIVDGWHGDAAYTAFIGTGHSPELIELSRVTEESMWAGIAAMRSGNRLIDVSRAIETYIRRQPKPGGGKYGIIEDYGGHGIGTAMHMDPHLLNYVAGKRGKGPKLVPGFCLAIEPMVSLGTPHTEVMPDEWTVVTLDHTWSSHWEHSIALTEEGPLVLTAVDGGRAKLAELGVTAAPDPLAV; this comes from the coding sequence ATGGTGGAGATCAAGAACCCCGAGCAGATCGCGAAGATGCGTGAGGCGGGACTGGTCGTCGCCGCGGTCCACGCGGCCACGGCGGAGGCCGCCGTGCCCGGAGCGACCACCAGGGATCTCGACGAGGTGGCCCGCAAGGTGCTCGCCGAGCACGGCGCGAAGCCGAACTTCCTCGGATACGGCGGGTTCCCCGCGACGATCTGCACGTCGGTCAACGACGTCGTGGTCCACGGCATCCCCGACGACAAGACGGTCCTCAAGGACGGCGACATCCTCTCCGTGGACGCCGGCGCCATCGTGGACGGCTGGCACGGGGACGCCGCGTACACCGCGTTCATCGGCACCGGGCACTCCCCGGAGCTCATCGAGCTCTCCCGGGTCACCGAGGAGTCCATGTGGGCCGGCATCGCGGCCATGCGGAGCGGCAACCGGCTGATCGACGTGTCCCGCGCGATCGAGACGTACATCCGCCGGCAGCCGAAGCCCGGCGGCGGGAAGTACGGGATCATCGAGGACTACGGGGGCCACGGCATCGGCACCGCCATGCACATGGACCCGCACCTGCTGAACTACGTGGCCGGCAAGCGCGGCAAGGGCCCGAAGCTGGTGCCCGGCTTCTGCCTCGCCATCGAGCCGATGGTCTCGCTCGGCACCCCGCACACCGAGGTCATGCCCGACGAGTGGACCGTGGTCACCCTCGACCACACGTGGTCCTCCCACTGGGAGCACTCGATCGCCCTGACCGAGGAGGGCCCGCTGGTCCTCACGGCGGTCGACGGCGGACGGGCGAAGCTCGCGGAGCTGGGCGTGACGGCGGCGCCGGATCCCCTGGCCGTCTGA
- a CDS encoding adenylate kinase, protein MRIVLVGPPGAGKGTQAAYLAKNLSIPHISTGDLFRANISQGTPLGKQAKQFIDGGELVPDEVTIGMARDRMTQSDAVNGFLLDGFPRNVTQAKALDASLGADGLALDAVLDLEVPEDEVVKRIAGRRICRNDSAHVFHVSYNPPKTEGVCDVCGGELYQRPDDDEETVRKRLEVYHRETEPIIDHYRGQGLVVTISALGKVTDVTERAMEALKRDAAA, encoded by the coding sequence ATGCGAATCGTCCTCGTCGGGCCGCCCGGGGCGGGCAAGGGTACGCAGGCCGCGTACCTTGCCAAGAACCTGTCGATCCCGCACATCTCCACCGGCGACCTGTTCCGCGCCAACATCAGCCAGGGCACGCCCCTCGGCAAGCAGGCGAAGCAGTTCATCGACGGTGGCGAATTGGTGCCCGACGAGGTGACGATCGGGATGGCGCGGGACCGGATGACCCAGTCCGACGCCGTGAACGGTTTCCTGCTGGACGGTTTCCCGCGCAACGTGACCCAGGCGAAAGCCCTGGACGCGTCCCTCGGGGCCGACGGTCTGGCGCTGGACGCCGTCCTGGACCTGGAGGTCCCGGAGGACGAGGTCGTCAAGCGGATCGCGGGCCGCCGTATCTGCCGTAACGACAGCGCCCATGTCTTCCACGTCTCCTACAACCCGCCGAAGACCGAGGGCGTCTGCGACGTCTGCGGCGGCGAGCTGTACCAGCGCCCGGACGACGACGAGGAGACGGTACGCAAGCGGCTGGAGGTCTACCACCGTGAGACCGAGCCGATCATCGACCACTACCGGGGCCAGGGCCTCGTGGTCACCATCTCCGCGCTCGGCAAGGTCACGGACGTGACCGAGCGGGCGATGGAAGCGCTCAAGCGCGACGCGGCGGCGTAG